Proteins from a genomic interval of Streptomyces sp. Tu6071:
- a CDS encoding DUF1996 domain-containing protein gives MLLRRSPRSSGPPHGRRRLWPPLFAALGLLLTMVFTGSTAGAEPRSPQPGAQKADVVRVAEFLAECPYSHRLPDDPIVFPNLPGASHMHSFFGSHATNAHTTVNDLLGAASTCSPSTDTSSYWVPTLYANDQAVEPTGTTFYYLGEGVRDDIIRQIKPLPQGLRIVAGNAKATGTNDPTSIARWSCLHHGEVNPSKDFVNCPPGSMLESYLDFPQCWNGRDLDSADHKSHMSYPVNGACPPSHPVPVPKLRQVLRYPVSGNPAAFRLASGPGYTMHGDFFNAWPAAEMQRRVTTCINAIVKCGADGTPS, from the coding sequence GTGCTGCTCAGACGTTCCCCCCGCTCATCCGGCCCCCCGCACGGGCGCCGACGCCTGTGGCCGCCGCTCTTCGCGGCCCTCGGGCTCCTGCTCACGATGGTGTTCACCGGCTCCACGGCCGGCGCCGAACCCCGCTCGCCGCAGCCGGGCGCGCAGAAGGCCGACGTGGTCCGCGTCGCGGAGTTCCTCGCCGAGTGTCCCTACAGCCACCGCCTGCCCGACGACCCGATCGTCTTCCCGAACCTGCCCGGCGCCTCGCACATGCACAGCTTCTTCGGGAGCCACGCGACGAACGCGCACACCACGGTGAACGACCTCCTCGGCGCGGCGTCCACGTGCAGCCCGAGCACCGACACGTCCTCGTACTGGGTCCCGACCCTGTACGCGAACGACCAGGCCGTCGAACCGACGGGCACCACCTTCTACTACCTGGGGGAAGGGGTGCGCGACGACATCATCCGGCAGATCAAGCCGCTCCCCCAGGGCCTGCGGATCGTCGCGGGCAACGCCAAGGCGACCGGCACGAACGACCCCACGTCGATCGCCCGCTGGTCCTGCCTGCACCACGGCGAGGTCAACCCGTCGAAGGACTTCGTGAACTGCCCGCCCGGTTCCATGCTGGAGTCCTACCTCGACTTCCCGCAGTGCTGGAACGGCAGGGACCTCGACTCCGCCGACCACAAGAGCCACATGTCCTACCCGGTGAACGGGGCCTGCCCGCCGAGCCACCCGGTCCCCGTGCCCAAGCTGCGGCAGGTGCTGCGGTACCCGGTCTCGGGCAACCCCGCGGCCTTCCGGCTGGCCTCGGGTCCCGGCTACACCATGCACGGCGACTTCTTCAACGCGTGGCCCGCGGCGGAGATGCAGCGGCGCGTCACCACCTGCATCAACGCGATCGTCAAGTGCGGGGCGGACGGCACCCCGTCCTGA
- a CDS encoding branched-chain amino acid ABC transporter permease: MSTMTGTPAGLVKKPGAPDPKRRLLRWWPVVALVVLFVLPYGTVEVPGLLDGPVGSAGSLQLLALCLLFGGLATGYDLLLGRTGLLSFGHALYFAAGSYATNTFLREAGLPFWLAAVLGLVLGVAVALLFGAVSLRVTGIGFSMVTLAFAQAASLLVSRDPGGFTGGEEGISAPGDALPASLVGIGNTANLYWIALAFLVLCLAVVHRTTHSPTGRVWEGIKENERRVEVLGLRPYGFKLVAFVVAGTLAALGGIVHLLLTGGSTPATTTSEFTLSLLVMVVLGGSGTRWGPMLGGILYTWADHRLGDLANSATVADLPGVLRVPLSQPLFLLGVLFVVVVNVLPGGLAALPGRVRAARSRTRTTGGDSPAASPAPTERHDA, translated from the coding sequence GTGAGCACCATGACAGGGACACCGGCCGGACTCGTCAAGAAGCCGGGCGCGCCGGACCCGAAGCGGCGGCTCCTGCGGTGGTGGCCGGTCGTCGCGCTCGTCGTCCTCTTCGTGCTGCCGTACGGCACGGTGGAGGTCCCCGGGCTGCTCGACGGACCCGTGGGCAGCGCGGGAAGCCTCCAACTCCTGGCGCTGTGCCTCCTGTTCGGCGGGCTCGCGACCGGGTACGACCTGCTGCTCGGCCGCACGGGGCTGCTTTCCTTCGGGCACGCGCTGTACTTCGCGGCGGGCAGTTACGCGACCAACACCTTCCTGCGCGAGGCGGGCCTGCCGTTCTGGCTCGCGGCCGTGCTCGGGCTGGTCCTCGGGGTCGCCGTCGCGCTGCTCTTCGGCGCGGTGAGTTTGCGGGTGACGGGCATCGGCTTCTCGATGGTGACGCTCGCCTTCGCGCAGGCAGCCTCGCTCCTCGTCTCGCGCGACCCGGGCGGCTTCACGGGCGGCGAGGAGGGCATCTCCGCGCCCGGGGACGCGCTGCCGGCCTCGCTCGTCGGGATCGGCAACACCGCGAACCTCTACTGGATCGCGCTCGCCTTCCTCGTCCTGTGCCTCGCGGTCGTGCACCGGACGACCCACTCCCCCACCGGCCGCGTGTGGGAGGGCATCAAGGAGAACGAGCGGCGCGTGGAGGTGCTCGGCCTGCGCCCGTACGGGTTCAAGCTCGTCGCCTTCGTCGTCGCGGGCACGCTCGCCGCGCTCGGCGGCATCGTGCACCTCCTCCTGACGGGCGGCTCGACGCCCGCCACGACGACCTCCGAGTTCACGCTGTCGCTCCTCGTGATGGTCGTGCTCGGCGGCTCGGGCACGCGGTGGGGGCCGATGCTCGGCGGCATCCTCTACACGTGGGCGGACCACCGGCTCGGCGATCTCGCGAACTCGGCGACCGTCGCGGACCTCCCCGGGGTGCTGCGGGTCCCGCTGAGCCAGCCGCTCTTCCTCCTCGGCGTACTCTTCGTGGTCGTCGTCAACGTGCTGCCGGGCGGGCTCGCGGCCCTCCCGGGGCGCGTCCGCGCGGCGCGGTCCCGTACCCGTACCACCGGCGGCGACAGCCCGGCCGCCTCCCCGGCCCCCACCGAAAGGCACGACGCGTGA
- a CDS encoding ABC transporter ATP-binding protein produces the protein MSTAPAPRETVVSAPPVLALEGVGWTVGGARILDDVSLEVREGEFLAFIGPNGAGKTSLFNLVSGLVPATSGRVLLDGEDLTRAAPHARARRGLGRTFQTSSLWPAMTVAEHVRLAAQAAAGGSYRVWRRAAPYREKVADVLERTGLAHRAEALASALSHGEKRKLELAVLLVAEPRLMLLDEPMAGVSAEEVPALTALIRSLHRDEGRTVLMVEHHMDVLLGLADRLAVMHHGRLLALDAPDAVIADETVQQAYLGEAL, from the coding sequence ATGAGCACGGCACCAGCACCGCGCGAGACGGTCGTGTCGGCCCCGCCCGTCCTCGCCCTCGAAGGCGTCGGCTGGACGGTCGGCGGGGCCCGCATCCTCGACGACGTGTCCCTGGAGGTCCGCGAGGGCGAGTTCCTCGCCTTCATCGGGCCCAACGGGGCGGGCAAGACCTCGCTGTTCAACCTCGTGAGCGGCCTCGTCCCGGCCACGTCGGGGCGGGTCCTGCTCGACGGCGAGGACCTCACGCGCGCGGCCCCGCACGCGCGGGCGCGACGCGGCCTCGGGCGGACCTTCCAGACGTCGAGCCTGTGGCCCGCGATGACGGTCGCCGAGCACGTGCGGCTCGCGGCGCAGGCAGCGGCGGGCGGCTCCTACCGCGTGTGGCGCAGGGCGGCCCCGTACCGCGAGAAGGTCGCGGACGTGCTGGAGCGCACGGGCCTCGCGCACCGCGCCGAGGCCCTCGCCTCCGCGCTCTCGCACGGCGAGAAGCGGAAGCTGGAGCTCGCGGTGCTGCTCGTCGCCGAGCCACGGCTCATGCTGCTCGACGAGCCGATGGCGGGGGTGAGCGCCGAGGAGGTCCCAGCGCTCACCGCGCTGATCCGCTCGCTGCACCGCGACGAGGGCCGCACGGTCCTCATGGTCGAGCACCACATGGACGTCCTGCTCGGTCTCGCCGACCGGCTCGCCGTCATGCACCACGGCCGGCTCCTCGCGCTCGACGCGCCGGACGCGGTGATCGCCGACGAGACCGTCCAGCAGGCTTATCTCGGGGAGGCGTTGTGA
- a CDS encoding branched-chain amino acid ABC transporter permease — protein sequence MSTVVLLVLTGLGLGALYFLVASGLSLIFGLMDVLNFAHGALLSIGAYATWWAASGHLQGAGPGGFGFVLAVVFGVCAGTVAAVLVELLVVRPLYTRPREQVLATVGISLAVPALLAGIWGSDAHRFPGPEALGDTFGLLGARVPVNRLVLVAAAVVVWAGLKLFLDRTRYGLVVRAGVEDRAMVTALGIDVRKAFTLVFAIGGAAAALGGALGGLYFGSVDPRQGTSLLIFAFVVVVTGGMGSVSGAAVASVVIGLVQQFANYYTTAGLGDLAVVVLLAALLLLRPRGLTGRLA from the coding sequence ATGTCCACCGTCGTCCTGCTCGTCCTGACCGGACTCGGTCTCGGCGCGCTCTACTTCCTCGTCGCCTCCGGGCTCTCGCTCATCTTCGGGCTCATGGACGTGCTCAACTTCGCGCACGGCGCGCTGCTCTCCATCGGCGCCTACGCCACGTGGTGGGCCGCGTCCGGGCACCTCCAGGGGGCCGGTCCGGGCGGTTTCGGCTTCGTACTGGCGGTCGTCTTCGGCGTGTGCGCGGGAACGGTCGCGGCGGTGCTCGTCGAGCTCCTCGTCGTACGGCCGCTGTACACGCGCCCCCGCGAGCAAGTACTCGCCACCGTGGGGATCTCGCTCGCCGTGCCCGCGCTGCTCGCGGGGATCTGGGGCTCGGACGCGCACAGGTTCCCCGGCCCCGAGGCGCTCGGCGACACCTTCGGGCTGCTCGGCGCGCGCGTGCCGGTGAACCGGCTCGTGCTCGTCGCCGCCGCCGTCGTGGTGTGGGCCGGGCTGAAGCTCTTCCTGGACCGCACCCGGTACGGGCTCGTCGTGCGTGCCGGGGTCGAGGACCGCGCGATGGTCACCGCGCTCGGCATCGACGTGCGCAAGGCGTTCACGCTGGTCTTCGCGATCGGCGGCGCCGCGGCGGCGCTCGGCGGGGCGCTCGGCGGGCTCTACTTCGGCTCGGTCGACCCGCGCCAGGGCACCTCGCTGCTCATCTTCGCGTTCGTCGTCGTCGTGACGGGCGGCATGGGCTCCGTGAGCGGCGCCGCCGTCGCCTCGGTCGTCATCGGCCTCGTCCAGCAGTTCGCCAACTACTACACCACCGCCGGGCTCGGCGACCTCGCCGTCGTCGTCCTGCTCGCCGCGCTCCTGCTGCTGCGCCCGCGCGGACTGACGGGGAGGCTCGCGTGA
- a CDS encoding alpha/beta hydrolase, whose amino-acid sequence MSTTDLGTSPLPFDEVRVPVSGGALAVLRWPAREPDAPAVLALHGITANGLSWGAVARHLAGRATLLAPDLRGRAGSAELPGPWGIAAHADDAAALVAGLGLERPVLAGHSMGAFVAALAAVRHPDSFGRLLLVDGGVGFPAPTHLSPDELMTAVIGPAMDRLSMTFPDRSAYRDFWRVHPAFAEQWSAEVDAYIQRDLTGREPELRSSCRLEAVRTDGVGLFDPDVLAAVRRLPSPATLLWAERGLMDEPQGLYDEQRLAGAALADTRVTPEPAPGTNHYTLLTGEPGAARIAGLLLAAAGRG is encoded by the coding sequence GTGAGCACGACCGACCTCGGCACTTCCCCGCTGCCCTTCGACGAGGTGAGGGTGCCGGTCAGCGGCGGCGCCCTGGCGGTGCTGCGCTGGCCCGCGCGCGAGCCGGACGCACCCGCTGTCCTCGCCCTGCACGGCATCACGGCGAACGGCCTGTCGTGGGGCGCGGTCGCGCGGCACCTCGCGGGGCGCGCCACGCTCCTCGCGCCCGACCTGCGCGGCCGTGCGGGCAGCGCGGAGCTGCCCGGACCGTGGGGCATCGCGGCGCACGCGGACGACGCCGCCGCGCTCGTGGCGGGGCTGGGCCTCGAACGGCCGGTGCTCGCCGGGCATTCGATGGGGGCGTTCGTCGCCGCCCTCGCCGCCGTGCGGCACCCGGATTCCTTCGGGCGGCTGCTCCTGGTCGACGGCGGCGTGGGCTTCCCCGCGCCCACGCACCTCTCGCCGGACGAGCTGATGACGGCCGTCATCGGTCCCGCGATGGACCGGCTCTCGATGACCTTCCCCGACCGGTCGGCCTACCGGGACTTCTGGCGGGTCCACCCGGCGTTCGCGGAGCAGTGGTCGGCGGAGGTCGACGCGTACATCCAGCGCGATCTCACGGGCCGGGAACCGGAGTTGCGGTCCTCGTGCCGCTTGGAGGCGGTCCGCACCGACGGTGTCGGGCTCTTCGACCCCGACGTGCTCGCCGCCGTGCGCCGCCTTCCCTCGCCCGCGACGCTGTTGTGGGCCGAACGCGGGCTCATGGACGAGCCGCAGGGCCTGTACGACGAGCAACGCCTCGCCGGGGCCGCGCTCGCCGACACGCGCGTCACCCCGGAACCGGCCCCCGGGACGAACCACTACACGCTGCTGACGGGCGAACCGGGGGCGGCGCGGATCGCCGGACTGCTGCTCGCGGCGGCGGGGCGGGGCTGA
- a CDS encoding ABC transporter ATP-binding protein — protein sequence MNTTTPLLAVRGLRVLIGGRHILHGVDLDVAASGVTALLGRNGAGKTTTVRGVLGLVPRSGSVVFDGAETVGLATHALVRRGIGYAPEDRGVFASLTVAENLRLAERAGGTPDYARVHELFPELKHREKQLAGTLSGGQQQMLAIGRTLLNGNRLVIADEPTKGLAPKVVTEVTHVLERAAEAVPVLLVEQNLAMVRRLATRCTVLADGRTAHQGPAEALLSDPEATRRLLGVGRARTPGVPGAQKKAGA from the coding sequence GTGAACACCACGACACCCCTGCTCGCGGTGCGGGGCCTGCGGGTCCTCATCGGCGGGCGGCACATCCTGCACGGCGTCGACCTCGACGTGGCCGCCTCGGGCGTGACCGCGCTGCTCGGGCGCAACGGCGCGGGCAAGACGACGACGGTCCGGGGCGTGCTCGGGCTCGTACCGCGCTCGGGAAGCGTCGTGTTCGACGGCGCGGAGACGGTGGGGCTCGCGACGCACGCGCTCGTGCGGCGCGGGATCGGCTACGCGCCCGAGGACCGGGGCGTGTTCGCCTCGCTCACGGTCGCCGAGAACCTGCGGCTCGCCGAACGCGCGGGCGGCACACCCGACTACGCGCGGGTTCATGAGCTGTTCCCCGAACTCAAGCACAGGGAGAAACAGTTGGCGGGCACGCTCTCGGGCGGTCAGCAGCAGATGCTCGCGATCGGGCGGACGCTGCTCAACGGGAACAGGCTCGTCATCGCCGACGAGCCGACGAAGGGCCTCGCGCCGAAGGTCGTCACCGAGGTGACGCACGTCCTAGAGCGCGCGGCCGAGGCGGTGCCCGTGCTGCTCGTGGAGCAGAACCTCGCGATGGTGCGCAGGCTCGCCACGCGCTGCACGGTCCTCGCGGACGGCCGCACAGCGCACCAGGGCCCCGCGGAGGCGCTGTTGAGCGACCCGGAGGCGACGAGGCGACTGCTCGGCGTCGGACGGGCCCGTACCCCCGGAGTCCCCGGCGCACAGAAGAAGGCGGGTGCCTGA
- a CDS encoding 3-hydroxybutyrate dehydrogenase: METTSRPAAGPRTDAAPQPRTARLDGRTALVTGAASGIGRACALALAGAGAEVLVVDVDAEGAERVAAGTGGTALVADLSDPAQVDALPDHADIVVNNAGLQHVAPVHEFPAERFALLQRVMLEAPFRILRRTLPGMYARGWGRVVNISSVHGLRASLYKSAYVAAKHGLEGLSKVVALEGAPHGVTSNCVCPGYVRTPLVEGQLAEQARRHGVPEDEVLDKVLLEHSAIKRLVEPEEVAAAVLWLCGPHASSVTGTSLPMDGGWTAT, from the coding sequence ATGGAGACCACTTCGCGCCCCGCCGCGGGCCCCCGCACGGATGCGGCCCCGCAGCCGCGGACCGCCCGCCTCGACGGCAGGACCGCGCTCGTCACGGGCGCGGCGAGCGGGATCGGGCGGGCCTGCGCGCTCGCCCTCGCGGGGGCCGGGGCCGAGGTCCTCGTGGTGGACGTCGACGCGGAGGGGGCCGAGCGGGTCGCGGCCGGGACCGGGGGCACCGCCCTCGTGGCCGACCTCTCGGACCCCGCGCAGGTCGACGCGCTCCCCGACCACGCCGACATCGTCGTCAACAACGCCGGGCTCCAGCACGTCGCCCCCGTCCACGAGTTCCCCGCCGAGCGCTTCGCCCTGCTCCAGCGCGTCATGCTGGAGGCCCCCTTCCGCATCCTGCGCCGCACGCTGCCCGGGATGTACGCGCGCGGCTGGGGCCGGGTCGTCAACATCTCCTCCGTGCACGGGCTGCGCGCGAGCCTCTACAAGTCCGCGTACGTCGCCGCGAAGCACGGCCTGGAGGGGCTGAGCAAGGTCGTCGCCCTGGAGGGCGCCCCGCACGGCGTCACGAGCAACTGCGTCTGCCCCGGCTACGTCCGCACCCCGCTCGTCGAGGGTCAGCTCGCCGAGCAGGCACGGCGGCACGGCGTCCCCGAGGACGAGGTGCTCGACAAGGTCCTGCTCGAACACAGCGCGATCAAGCGGCTCGTGGAGCCCGAGGAGGTCGCCGCGGCGGTGCTGTGGCTGTGCGGCCCGCACGCGTCCTCCGTCACGGGCACCTCGCTGCCCATGGACGGGGGCTGGACGGCGACGTGA
- a CDS encoding DUF305 domain-containing protein: MTATAGHRTAVRRAVRAGLGPLLCAALAAGCGADGTTPRSASAPVTGTSRPAAEASPPPAVASTPSPGGLGPTDTGWLHLSLAMEEQSLALLELAPTHGADPALATWAGDLAQGQRADLTTLRALLAAAGLDGENPHEGHDMPGMVNAAERRALERARGTRFDELLRAALREHLAQTRTLATALRRTDGDARVHRLARRMGERAAKAEAGLTGA; encoded by the coding sequence ATGACGGCTACGGCAGGACACCGCACGGCGGTACGGAGAGCGGTACGAGCGGGCCTCGGCCCCCTCCTGTGCGCGGCGCTCGCGGCGGGGTGCGGGGCGGACGGCACGACCCCCCGGAGCGCGAGCGCACCCGTGACCGGGACGAGCCGCCCCGCAGCGGAGGCGAGTCCGCCCCCGGCCGTCGCGAGCACGCCGTCTCCCGGAGGTCTCGGCCCCACGGACACGGGCTGGCTGCACCTCTCCCTCGCGATGGAGGAACAGTCCCTCGCCCTTCTGGAGCTGGCCCCCACCCACGGCGCGGACCCGGCGCTGGCCACCTGGGCGGGAGACCTCGCCCAGGGGCAGCGCGCCGACCTCACGACCCTGCGCGCCCTGCTCGCGGCGGCGGGCCTCGACGGCGAGAACCCGCACGAGGGCCACGACATGCCCGGCATGGTGAACGCCGCCGAACGACGCGCCCTGGAACGCGCGCGCGGCACCCGCTTCGACGAACTGCTGCGCGCCGCGCTCCGCGAACACCTCGCCCAGACCCGCACCCTGGCGACCGCACTGCGCCGCACGGACGGCGACGCCCGCGTACACCGGCTCGCGCGCCGCATGGGCGAGCGGGCCGCGAAGGCGGAGGCGGGCCTGACGGGCGCGTGA
- a CDS encoding helix-turn-helix domain-containing protein — protein sequence MSTPSHAPASAVPHLRHLLELLAEDAAEDEFKAVEERARAAGVPAADLAETGRAVASALRVRALLRTHRRRERELTALFDTATDLAATRDPDAVLKAIVRRARRLLGTDTAYLTLPDEEAGDTYMRVTDGSVSEVFQNLRLELGEGLGGLVAQTARPYASPDYRTDERFRHTRDINAGVFDEGLVAILGVPLLLGSVHGGDRKVIGVLFAADRSPRAFAPEEVALLSSLAAHAAIALDTARALDDTRAALAGLGRANEVVRAHAAAVQRAEEAHDRLTDLVLRGGDVREVAAAVAGLLAGTLSVHDPGGRPLAAVRHDGGPVAADSMDARWLVAAAEESRTAARAVRRGGRWICAVLAGQELLAIMVLHRRAPLEDADRRLFERAGVVTGLLMLLRRTVAETENRVRGELVNDLLTDAGRNPGLLTERGHRLGIDLARPHLVLVADTVPEARDRLGSAAVRHLFGSPPGSASAEHAGAVVLLVPAGTGEGPSSGDRPPGEAARAAAAQLGHLTGAPVTVAAAGPVAGPARLATAHAEAVRCLRALHVLGRAGEGASAAELGFLGILLGDDKDLDGFVEKTLGPLLAYDAQRATELVRTLRAYFGAGGSLVRAKETLHVHVNTVVQRLERVEALLGPDWNTPEHALELQLALTLVQLREG from the coding sequence ATGAGCACGCCATCACACGCACCCGCCTCCGCGGTCCCTCATCTGCGCCACCTCCTCGAACTCCTCGCGGAGGACGCCGCCGAGGACGAGTTCAAGGCCGTCGAGGAGCGGGCACGGGCCGCCGGGGTCCCCGCGGCCGACCTCGCCGAGACCGGACGGGCCGTCGCCTCCGCGCTCCGCGTCCGCGCCCTGCTCCGTACCCACCGCCGCCGCGAACGCGAGCTGACCGCGCTCTTCGACACCGCGACCGACCTCGCCGCGACCCGCGACCCCGACGCCGTGCTCAAGGCCATCGTGCGCCGCGCCCGCCGCCTCCTCGGCACCGACACCGCCTACCTCACGCTCCCCGACGAGGAGGCCGGGGACACGTACATGCGCGTCACGGACGGCTCCGTCTCGGAGGTCTTCCAGAACCTCCGGCTCGAACTCGGCGAAGGGCTCGGCGGCCTCGTCGCGCAGACCGCCCGCCCCTACGCCTCGCCCGACTACCGCACCGACGAACGCTTCCGGCACACCCGCGACATCAACGCCGGTGTCTTCGACGAGGGCCTCGTCGCGATCCTCGGCGTCCCGCTCCTGCTCGGCTCGGTCCACGGCGGCGACCGCAAGGTCATCGGCGTGCTCTTCGCCGCCGACCGCTCGCCGCGCGCCTTCGCCCCCGAGGAGGTCGCGCTCCTCTCCTCCCTCGCCGCGCACGCCGCCATCGCCCTCGACACCGCGCGCGCCCTCGACGACACGCGCGCCGCCCTCGCCGGGCTCGGCCGCGCGAACGAGGTCGTACGCGCCCACGCCGCCGCAGTCCAGCGCGCCGAGGAGGCGCACGACCGGCTCACCGACCTCGTGCTGCGGGGCGGCGACGTGCGCGAGGTCGCCGCGGCCGTCGCCGGGCTCCTCGCGGGCACCCTGAGCGTCCACGACCCCGGCGGTCGCCCGCTCGCCGCCGTGCGCCACGACGGCGGGCCCGTCGCGGCCGACTCGATGGACGCGCGCTGGCTCGTCGCCGCCGCCGAGGAGTCGCGTACGGCGGCGCGCGCGGTGCGGCGCGGCGGGCGCTGGATCTGCGCGGTGCTCGCCGGGCAGGAACTCCTCGCCATCATGGTCCTGCACCGGCGCGCACCCCTGGAGGACGCCGACCGCCGCCTCTTCGAGCGCGCGGGCGTCGTCACCGGGCTGCTCATGCTCCTGCGCCGCACCGTCGCCGAGACCGAGAACCGGGTGCGCGGCGAACTCGTCAACGACCTCCTCACCGACGCGGGCCGCAACCCCGGCCTGCTCACCGAACGCGGGCACCGCCTCGGCATCGACCTCGCCCGCCCCCACCTCGTCCTCGTCGCCGACACCGTCCCCGAGGCACGCGACCGGCTCGGCTCCGCGGCCGTGCGCCACCTCTTCGGCTCCCCGCCGGGCAGCGCGAGCGCCGAGCACGCGGGCGCCGTCGTCCTCCTCGTCCCCGCCGGGACCGGAGAAGGCCCCTCCTCCGGCGACCGGCCGCCCGGCGAGGCGGCGCGCGCCGCGGCGGCCCAGCTCGGGCACCTCACCGGCGCCCCCGTCACCGTCGCCGCCGCCGGGCCCGTCGCGGGCCCCGCGCGCCTCGCCACCGCCCACGCCGAGGCCGTCCGCTGCCTGCGCGCACTGCACGTGCTCGGCCGCGCGGGCGAGGGCGCCTCGGCGGCCGAACTCGGCTTCCTCGGGATTCTGCTGGGCGACGACAAGGACCTCGACGGCTTCGTCGAGAAGACCCTCGGTCCGCTCCTCGCCTACGACGCCCAGCGTGCCACCGAACTCGTCCGCACCCTGCGCGCCTACTTCGGCGCGGGCGGCAGCCTCGTCCGCGCCAAGGAGACCCTGCACGTCCACGTCAACACCGTCGTCCAGCGCCTCGAACGGGTCGAGGCGCTCCTCGGCCCGGACTGGAACACCCCCGAACACGCCTTGGAACTTCAACTCGCGCTGACGCTCGTGCAGTTGCGGGAAGGATGA
- a CDS encoding PHB depolymerase family esterase has product MRPPLLRRLGRLLVSALLAATACTFALPSPASAAGGLTQVTGFGSNPGNLAMYTYVPDGLPPNAPVVVALHGCAQSANDYYANSGWTTMADRYKFAVVFPQTSAANNSLSCFTWFDPADTGRGKGEVASVVSMVDKAAQLYGSDRARVYVTGLSAGGGMTANLLAAYPDVFAGGAVDSGLPAQCATSQTGASGCQYGSLNLTPAQWGDKVRAQNPGYAGPWPRVAIWQGTSDYTVYPVNATELRDQWTNVWGLSQTPSSTTTLPGSTTLTSYDDAGGEPAVQLYQISGMGHGLAVDPGTGEEQCGKSAAYFLDTICSSYYTAHFWGLDGAGTGPGDGDALPAPAGLKAGTPTATSVPLSWSAVAGAASYHVYRGGTRVGTPSGTSFTDSALTAGTSYTWTVTAVDNTGKEGARSAPVTASTTGGGTPATCVTANNYAHVAAGRAHVSGGYAYTNGGNQNMGLYNVFVTHTLRQTGPDSWELADGAC; this is encoded by the coding sequence GTGCGCCCACCCCTGCTCCGACGGCTCGGCCGTCTCCTCGTCTCCGCGCTCCTCGCGGCGACCGCCTGCACCTTCGCGCTCCCGTCCCCGGCCTCCGCCGCGGGCGGGCTCACGCAGGTCACCGGCTTCGGTTCCAACCCCGGCAACCTCGCGATGTACACGTACGTGCCCGACGGCCTGCCGCCGAACGCGCCGGTCGTCGTCGCGCTGCACGGCTGCGCCCAGTCGGCGAACGACTACTACGCCAACTCCGGCTGGACGACGATGGCCGACCGCTACAAGTTCGCGGTCGTCTTCCCGCAGACGAGCGCGGCGAACAACTCGCTCTCCTGCTTCACCTGGTTCGACCCGGCCGACACCGGGCGGGGCAAGGGCGAGGTGGCGTCGGTCGTGAGCATGGTGGACAAGGCCGCGCAGCTCTACGGCTCCGACCGCGCGCGGGTGTACGTGACGGGCCTGTCGGCGGGCGGCGGCATGACCGCGAACCTGCTCGCCGCCTACCCGGACGTGTTCGCGGGCGGCGCGGTCGACTCGGGGCTGCCCGCGCAGTGCGCCACGAGCCAGACGGGGGCGTCCGGTTGCCAGTACGGGAGCCTGAACCTGACGCCCGCGCAGTGGGGCGACAAGGTGCGCGCGCAGAACCCGGGGTACGCGGGCCCGTGGCCGCGCGTCGCGATCTGGCAGGGCACGTCGGACTACACGGTCTATCCGGTGAACGCGACCGAGCTGCGGGACCAGTGGACGAACGTGTGGGGCCTCTCGCAGACGCCTTCCTCGACCACCACGCTCCCGGGCAGCACCACACTGACCAGCTACGACGACGCGGGCGGCGAGCCGGCCGTGCAGCTGTACCAGATCTCGGGCATGGGCCACGGGCTCGCGGTCGACCCGGGAACGGGCGAGGAGCAGTGCGGCAAGAGCGCCGCGTACTTCCTCGACACGATCTGCTCCAGCTACTACACGGCCCACTTCTGGGGTCTCGACGGAGCGGGAACGGGACCGGGCGACGGCGACGCCCTGCCCGCCCCGGCAGGGCTCAAGGCCGGTACGCCCACGGCGACTTCGGTGCCGCTGAGCTGGTCGGCCGTCGCGGGCGCGGCCTCGTACCACGTCTACCGGGGCGGTACGCGGGTGGGCACACCGAGCGGGACGAGCTTCACCGACTCGGCGCTGACGGCCGGGACTTCGTACACCTGGACGGTCACCGCGGTCGACAACACCGGTAAGGAGGGCGCGCGTTCGGCCCCCGTGACGGCGAGTACGACGGGCGGCGGCACCCCCGCCACGTGCGTCACGGCGAACAACTACGCCCACGTGGCCGCGGGACGCGCCCACGTGAGCGGCGGGTACGCCTACACGAACGGCGGCAACCAGAACATGGGCCTGTACAACGTCTTCGTCACGCACACGCTGCGGCAGACGGGCCCGGACTCCTGGGAGCTGGCGGACGGGGCCTGTTGA